A DNA window from Mycobacterium sp. IDR2000157661 contains the following coding sequences:
- a CDS encoding DUF3631 domain-containing protein: MGTHEGGVLSASVLEERAVSGAQAISERERGLMAPQKRRRKIDSEQLFDDVRTWIERFVNVMNPDDLDIITLWILHTHLVAELKSTPRLMIGSIAPESGKTTLLDHMNRLCHNPVQAASMTPAVLPRILQHSMATVLLDEVDRALKPDKEGVNDLIAILNSGYRVGGARILMVKGEGGAFIPMKLPTFAPVAMAGNRPQLPDDTRSRSIHIVMMPGGEDVEESDWDEIEDEAKELHDRIAEWAETVRDQVPGTSRVELPAECKNRLKEKWKALKRVAVLGGERWGATADKLIKHAIAEFNAERESGINRPPIGVMLMMDLHAVWPEDKNFMSSERLANRLIAHNPEYWARDTDRDNTRDLNAQRLGKLIHEAAKVNSVRGVRNGPRGFRKRDLKPIWLRLGLPV, from the coding sequence ATGGGCACGCACGAAGGCGGCGTTCTTTCGGCATCCGTCCTTGAAGAACGTGCCGTATCAGGTGCTCAAGCAATTAGTGAAAGAGAGCGAGGACTGATGGCGCCTCAGAAACGGCGGCGAAAGATCGACAGCGAGCAGCTATTCGATGACGTGCGGACCTGGATAGAGAGGTTCGTCAATGTGATGAACCCCGATGACCTGGACATCATCACGCTATGGATCTTGCACACTCACCTGGTCGCTGAACTCAAGTCCACGCCTCGACTGATGATCGGGAGTATCGCGCCTGAGTCCGGTAAAACGACGCTCCTCGACCATATGAACCGTCTCTGCCACAACCCGGTGCAGGCAGCGTCGATGACGCCCGCGGTCTTGCCTCGCATCCTGCAACACAGCATGGCGACAGTGCTTCTCGACGAAGTCGACCGAGCGCTCAAACCCGACAAGGAAGGAGTGAACGACCTCATCGCCATCCTGAACTCGGGTTACCGCGTCGGAGGTGCTCGCATCTTGATGGTGAAGGGTGAGGGCGGTGCTTTCATCCCGATGAAGTTGCCGACGTTTGCACCGGTGGCTATGGCCGGTAATCGTCCCCAGCTGCCTGACGACACCCGTAGTCGCAGCATCCATATCGTGATGATGCCCGGTGGCGAAGACGTCGAGGAATCCGACTGGGACGAGATCGAGGACGAGGCGAAGGAGCTTCACGACAGGATCGCTGAATGGGCTGAAACCGTCCGAGATCAGGTGCCGGGCACGTCGCGAGTCGAACTGCCAGCCGAATGCAAGAACCGTTTGAAGGAGAAGTGGAAAGCCCTCAAGCGTGTTGCTGTGCTGGGCGGGGAGCGATGGGGTGCCACGGCGGACAAGCTGATCAAGCACGCCATTGCAGAGTTCAACGCTGAGCGAGAAAGCGGGATCAACAGGCCTCCAATCGGCGTCATGCTGATGATGGATCTTCATGCCGTCTGGCCAGAGGACAAGAACTTCATGTCGTCCGAGCGCTTGGCCAATCGCTTGATAGCGCATAACCCTGAGTACTGGGCGAGGGACACGGATCGAGACAACACACGGGATCTCAACGCTCAGCGCCTGGGAAAGCTGATCCACGAAGCGGCCAAGGTGAACAGCGTTCGAGGCGTGAGGAACGGTCCTCGCGGATTCCGAAAGAGGGACCTGAAGCCCATTTGGCTACGCCTCGGGTTGCCAGTGTGA